One part of the Pseudoliparis swirei isolate HS2019 ecotype Mariana Trench chromosome 6, NWPU_hadal_v1, whole genome shotgun sequence genome encodes these proteins:
- the usp3 gene encoding ubiquitin carboxyl-terminal hydrolase 3 isoform X2: MECPHLNSSVSSPIETSRLPNGTPFSWCCNACRSNKSPWICLTCLMVHCGRYVNGHAKKHFEDNQVIGISQKKGEKPEKEKSHHSVCMDCSNYSVFCYRCDDFVVNDAKLGQVQKLREHLQSLENSGLMGDRQRKRKLQENPALDGKLLKDNDGAALGATGLRNLGNTCFMNAILQSLSNIKQFSCYFKELPAVALRSGKTAGRRMYHTRSQGDTSVSLVEEFRKTLCSLWQGSQTAFSPDSLFYAIWKIMPSFRGYQQQDAHEFMRYLLDHLHRELQYSRNGASHPVSPPDAVRLSTSEGKCCINGSASVVTSNFGGILQNEVNCLICGTESRKFDPFLDLSLDIPSQFRQKRSKDQEPGPTCTLRDCLRSFTDLEELDETELYYCHKCKKRQKSTKKFWIQKLPKVLCLHLKRFHWTAFLRNKVDTYVEFPQKGLDMRHYLLEPENSLPDSCLYDLVAVVVHHGSGVGSGHYTAYGSHESQWYHFNDSTVSLTNEDIVRKAKAYILFYVERTGRAASDKPAPNKPAVDSGPSDVVMIDVPASHMNTQDVEAPDEAAALDSVGEDVAELHKANVASMDAATESDTSEEAGQAVGAAAQ; encoded by the exons ATGGAGTGCCCTCATCTGAACTCCAGCGTGAGCTCTCCTATCGAGACCTCCAGGCTTCCCAACGGCACTCCGTTCTCCTGGTGCTGCAACG ctTGTAGGTCTAATAAGAGTCCATGGATTTGTCTTACCTGTCTGATGGTCCATTGTGGAAG ATATGTCAATGGGCATGCAAAGAAACACTTTGAAGATAATCAAGTCATCGGCATTAGTCAAAAGAAGGGCGAGAAACCGGAGAAAGAGAAGTCCCATCATTCTGTCTGCATGGACTGCAGCAACTACAGCGTATTTTG TTACAGATGTGATGACTTTGTTGTTAATGACGCCAAGCTTGGGCAGGTGCAGAAGCTCAGGGAACATCTGCAGAGTTTAGAAAA CTCGGGACTGATGGGCGACCgacagaggaaaagaaaactTCAGGAGAACCCAGCTCTAGATGGCAAGTTGTTGAAAGACAAT GATGGGGCAGCTTTAGGTGCTACTGGCCTGCGCAACTTAGGAAACACATGCTTCATGAATGCCATTCTGCAGTCCCTCAG CAACATCAAGCAGTTCAGCTGTTATTTCAAGGAGTTGCCTGCAGTGGCTCTACGCAGTGGTAAGACGGCAGGAAGAAGGATGTACCACACCCGAAGCCAAGGAGACACCAGTGT GTCTTTGGTGGAGGAGTTCAGGAAAACCCTCTGTTCCCTGTGGCAAGGAAGCCAGACGGCCTTCAGTCCAGACTCCTTATTTTATGCTATATGGAAAATCATGCCAAGTTTCAG AGGCTATCAGCAGCAGGATGCACACGAGTTCATGCGCTACCTGCTGGACCACCTCCACAGGGAGCTGCAGTACAGTCGCAACGGGGCGTCTCACCCAGTCTCCCCTCCAGATGCGGTCAGATTATCCACTTCAGAGGGCAAATGCTGCAT AAATGGGAGTGCCAGTGTTGTCACATCCAATTTTGGTGGCATACTTCAGAATGAAGTCAACTGCCTGATATGTGGAACAGAATCTCGGAAGTTTGATCCATTTCTTG ATCTGTCTTTGGACATTCCCAGCCAGTTCAGACAAAAGAGAAGCAAGGACCAGGAGCCAGGGCCGACCTGCACTCTGCGTG ACTGCTTACGTAGCTTCACTGACCTGGAAGAACTTGATGAAACGGAGCTGTACTATTGCCACAAGTGTAAAAAGCGACAGAAATCCACGAAGAAGTTCTGGATCCAGAAGCTGCCAAAA GTTTTGTGTCTGCATCTAAAAAGGTTCCACTGGACGGCCTTTCTAAGAAACAAGGTGGACACCTATGTGGAGTTTCCACAGAAAGGCCTGGACATGAGGCACTACTTACTTGAG CCAGAGAATTCTTTACCAGACAGCTGCCTGTACGACCTTGTTGCTGTCGTAGTGCATCACGGATCCGG GGTTGGATCTGGGCATTACACGGCATACGGCAGCCACGAGAGCCAATGGTACCACTTCAACGACAGCACAGTGAGTCTGACCAATGAGGACATAGTGAGGAAGGCCAAGGCCTACATCCTCTTCTACGTGGAGCGGACTGGACGGGCGGCCTCAGACAAGCCTGCCCCAAACAAGCCTGCTGTGGACAGTGGTCCTTCAGACGTGGTGATGATCGATGTGCCGGCCTCACACATGAATACCCAGGATGTGGAAGCCCCGGATGAGGCGGCCGCATTGGACAGTGTGGGCGAAGACGTGGCTGAACTGCATAAAGCCAACGTGGCGTCAATGGACGCTGCAACAGAGAGCGACACCTCAGAGGAGGCGGGCCAAGCTGTCGGAGCCGCCGCACAGTGA
- the usp3 gene encoding ubiquitin carboxyl-terminal hydrolase 3 isoform X1 — MECPHLNSSVSSPIETSRLPNGTPFSWCCNACRSNKSPWICLTCLMVHCGRYVNGHAKKHFEDNQVIGISQKKGEKPEKEKSHHSVCMDCSNYSVFCYRCDDFVVNDAKLGQVQKLREHLQSLENSGLMGDRQRKRKLQENPALDGKLLKDNDGAALGATGLRNLGNTCFMNAILQSLSNIKQFSCYFKELPAVALRSGKTAGRRMYHTRSQGDTSVSLVEEFRKTLCSLWQGSQTAFSPDSLFYAIWKIMPSFRGYQQQDAHEFMRYLLDHLHRELQYSRNGASHPVSPPDAVRLSTSEGKCCINGSASVVTSNFGGILQNEVNCLICGTESRKFDPFLDLSLDIPSQFRQKRSKDQEPGPTCTLRGEFPTVGDCLRSFTDLEELDETELYYCHKCKKRQKSTKKFWIQKLPKVLCLHLKRFHWTAFLRNKVDTYVEFPQKGLDMRHYLLEPENSLPDSCLYDLVAVVVHHGSGVGSGHYTAYGSHESQWYHFNDSTVSLTNEDIVRKAKAYILFYVERTGRAASDKPAPNKPAVDSGPSDVVMIDVPASHMNTQDVEAPDEAAALDSVGEDVAELHKANVASMDAATESDTSEEAGQAVGAAAQ; from the exons ATGGAGTGCCCTCATCTGAACTCCAGCGTGAGCTCTCCTATCGAGACCTCCAGGCTTCCCAACGGCACTCCGTTCTCCTGGTGCTGCAACG ctTGTAGGTCTAATAAGAGTCCATGGATTTGTCTTACCTGTCTGATGGTCCATTGTGGAAG ATATGTCAATGGGCATGCAAAGAAACACTTTGAAGATAATCAAGTCATCGGCATTAGTCAAAAGAAGGGCGAGAAACCGGAGAAAGAGAAGTCCCATCATTCTGTCTGCATGGACTGCAGCAACTACAGCGTATTTTG TTACAGATGTGATGACTTTGTTGTTAATGACGCCAAGCTTGGGCAGGTGCAGAAGCTCAGGGAACATCTGCAGAGTTTAGAAAA CTCGGGACTGATGGGCGACCgacagaggaaaagaaaactTCAGGAGAACCCAGCTCTAGATGGCAAGTTGTTGAAAGACAAT GATGGGGCAGCTTTAGGTGCTACTGGCCTGCGCAACTTAGGAAACACATGCTTCATGAATGCCATTCTGCAGTCCCTCAG CAACATCAAGCAGTTCAGCTGTTATTTCAAGGAGTTGCCTGCAGTGGCTCTACGCAGTGGTAAGACGGCAGGAAGAAGGATGTACCACACCCGAAGCCAAGGAGACACCAGTGT GTCTTTGGTGGAGGAGTTCAGGAAAACCCTCTGTTCCCTGTGGCAAGGAAGCCAGACGGCCTTCAGTCCAGACTCCTTATTTTATGCTATATGGAAAATCATGCCAAGTTTCAG AGGCTATCAGCAGCAGGATGCACACGAGTTCATGCGCTACCTGCTGGACCACCTCCACAGGGAGCTGCAGTACAGTCGCAACGGGGCGTCTCACCCAGTCTCCCCTCCAGATGCGGTCAGATTATCCACTTCAGAGGGCAAATGCTGCAT AAATGGGAGTGCCAGTGTTGTCACATCCAATTTTGGTGGCATACTTCAGAATGAAGTCAACTGCCTGATATGTGGAACAGAATCTCGGAAGTTTGATCCATTTCTTG ATCTGTCTTTGGACATTCCCAGCCAGTTCAGACAAAAGAGAAGCAAGGACCAGGAGCCAGGGCCGACCTGCACTCTGCGTGGTGAGTTTCCCACTGTCGGAG ACTGCTTACGTAGCTTCACTGACCTGGAAGAACTTGATGAAACGGAGCTGTACTATTGCCACAAGTGTAAAAAGCGACAGAAATCCACGAAGAAGTTCTGGATCCAGAAGCTGCCAAAA GTTTTGTGTCTGCATCTAAAAAGGTTCCACTGGACGGCCTTTCTAAGAAACAAGGTGGACACCTATGTGGAGTTTCCACAGAAAGGCCTGGACATGAGGCACTACTTACTTGAG CCAGAGAATTCTTTACCAGACAGCTGCCTGTACGACCTTGTTGCTGTCGTAGTGCATCACGGATCCGG GGTTGGATCTGGGCATTACACGGCATACGGCAGCCACGAGAGCCAATGGTACCACTTCAACGACAGCACAGTGAGTCTGACCAATGAGGACATAGTGAGGAAGGCCAAGGCCTACATCCTCTTCTACGTGGAGCGGACTGGACGGGCGGCCTCAGACAAGCCTGCCCCAAACAAGCCTGCTGTGGACAGTGGTCCTTCAGACGTGGTGATGATCGATGTGCCGGCCTCACACATGAATACCCAGGATGTGGAAGCCCCGGATGAGGCGGCCGCATTGGACAGTGTGGGCGAAGACGTGGCTGAACTGCATAAAGCCAACGTGGCGTCAATGGACGCTGCAACAGAGAGCGACACCTCAGAGGAGGCGGGCCAAGCTGTCGGAGCCGCCGCACAGTGA
- the fbxl22 gene encoding F-box and leucine-rich protein 22 — MQLTQLNRECLLHLFSFLDKGNRRSLSLTCHQLREAFLDPCLWTLLRFGAPCELTRDNFVLGASLRYLTVSWYSSRVLQVCNIEDWLKSSFQKDICSKHESLVSTFLTRVCRMCPNLLRLTLSGCAHITDRDVTAVLQSCGKLRCLHLENCVRITDCSLEGAVAHGDRLEEVTVDFCRNITQAGLQAVRKMRPGIQLSAERSADMIPDSKPEERVPLRRALQKVLQFS, encoded by the exons ATGCAGCTGACACAGCTCAACCGCGAATGTCTCCTCCACCTTTTCTCCTTCCTAGACAAGGGCAACCGAAGGAGTTTGTCCCTTACCTGTCATCAGTTGCGCGAGGCCTTCCTGGACCCCTGCCTCTGGACTCTCCTCCGCTTCGGCGCCCCGTGTGAGCTGACGAGGGACAACTTTGTGCTGGGAGCCTCGCTGCGTTACTTGACGGTCAGCTGGTACTCCAGCAGGGTCCTGCAGGTGTGCAACATTGAGGACTGGTTGAAGAGCTCGTTTCAGAAGGACATCTGCAGTAAACACGAGAGCCTGGTCAGCACTTTCCTGACCCGTGTCTGCCGCAT GTGTCCCAACCTGCTCCGGCTAACCCTGTCTGGCTGTGCACACATCACTGACCGGGATGTGACCGCCGTACTGCAGAGCTGCGGGAAGCTGCGCTGCCTCCACCTGGAGAACTGTGTCCGCATCACCGACTGCAGCCTGGAGGGCGCCGTGGCTCACGGAGACCGTCTGGAGGAGGTCACGGTGGACTTCTGCAGGAACATCACTCAGGCAGGCCTGCAGGCGGTCCGAAAGATGAGGCCGGGCATCCAGCTGAGTGCAGAGAGGAGCGCTGATATGATCCCAGACAGCAAGCCTGAGGAGAGGGTCCCACTGAGGAGGGCGCTGCAGAAAGTCCTGCAGTTCTCCTGA